A window of the Planococcus citri chromosome 4, ihPlaCitr1.1, whole genome shotgun sequence genome harbors these coding sequences:
- the LOC135842589 gene encoding SET domain-containing protein SmydA-8-like — translation MLEILQNNDKCWICDNTSSKKCSACKQINYCSIEHQKSDWKRHKKNCKPCMVKNDRKKGRCLVTTRDIAPNEIIFDEEPLVLGPRNVSPDPVCLGCHMPVSPISSPKCEKCGWPICGTKCAGLETTHRAECDILSAGRNNVENNYMYELILPLRCILLKKNDPEKWNILINMESHLNKRTPGTEAFKEIEIIHKYLEDNFMANTTENEKISQDDFHKVCGVIEVNSLDVPFDVAELSALYPTFSLLEHDCSPNIKISFNKQNVIVRSATSIKSDQNLSTMYTNTIWGTQMRQRHLFNTKYFICECQRCKDPTELGTNFSSLKCLQDNCNSYLLPEDPLNLETTWKCNKCNSALSTFDVEDILSRIGYEVEKILEEINPNVQSVEMVLEKILSVLHPHHYYCFSIKHSLIQLYGNQVQYAALDHKILTRKIEYCKELLSTLSKLDSTGSRAPLYVAILNNELSSAILETMKRRLSETLDLSAIQDDAKEAKKLITKAILLLNEEPNSRINLQLIQSCKNVFKEIEETLKGEHIS, via the exons GTGAAAAATGACCGGAAAAAAGGACGTTGTCTGGTCACCACACGTGATATTGCTCCTAATGAAATCATATTCGATGAGGAACCTCTAGTGCTTGGGCCTCGAAATGTATCCCCTGATCCGGTTTGCTTGGGGTGTCATATGCCGGTGTCCCCCATATCATCCCctaaatgtgaaaaatgtgGTTGGCCAATCTGTGGTACGAAATGTGCTGGACTGGAAACAACACATCGTGCAGAATGTGATATATTGTCAGCTGGTAGAAATAACGTTGAAAATAATTACat gTATGAATTGATATTGCCTTTAAGATGCATTTTGCTGAAGAAAAACGATCCTGAAAAGTGGAATATATTGATAAACATGGAATCGCATTTAAATAAGAGGACTCCTGGAACTGAagcattcaa agaaattgaaataattcacaAATACTTGGAAGATAACTTTATGGCGAACactactgaaaatgaaaaaatatcacaagaTGATTTCCATAAAGTTTGTGGTGTAATTGAAGTGAATTCTTTGGATGTTCCTTTTGACGTTGCTGAACTTTCTGCTTTATACCCAACATTTTCTTTGCTGGAACATGATTGCTCGCCAAATATCAAGATATCGTTTAACAAACAAAATGTAATCGTTCGTTCGGCCACATCAATTAAAAG tGACCAAAACCTTAGCACAATGTACACAAACACAATTTGGGGTACTCAAATGAGGCAAAGACATTTGTTCAATACGAAATATTTCATCTGTGAATGTCAACGGTGTAAAGACCCTACAGAGTTGGGAACAAATTTCAGCAGTTTGAAATGTTTGCAG gATAATTGCAATAGTTACTTGCTACCAGAAGACCCACTGAATCTTGAGACCACATGGAAATGTAACAAATGCAATTCTGCGTTATCAACATTTGACGTAGAAGATATACTTTCAAGAATCGGATACgaagtagaaaaaatattagaa gagaTAAATCCAAATGTTCAAAGTGTCGAAatggttttagaaaaaatattatccGTGTTGCATCCCCATCATTATTATTGTTTCTCAATAAAGCATTCCTTGATTCAACTATATGGCAATCAAGTGCAATACGCGGCTCTAGATCATAAGATCTTGACTAGAAAAATTG AATACTGCAAAGAATTACTATCGACTCTTTCGAAATTAGATAGTACCGGATCAAGAGCACCTTTATACGTTGCCATCTTAAATAACGAATTATCATccgcaattttggaaacaatGAAACGAAGGTTATCGGAGACGTTGGATTTATCAGCGATTCAAGATGATGCCAAAGAAGCTAAAAAGTTAATTACCAAGGCTATATTACTTTTGAACGAAGAACCTAATTCGAGaattaatttacaattgattcaatcttgtaaaaatgtatttaaagAGATAGAAGAAACATTAAAAGGGGAACACATTTCGTAG
- the nord gene encoding uncharacterized protein nord isoform X2 produces MNFTRMRKLMVPVFFGECFLVFWNILMVLSEEAQTVTSDPEEDHVVFWEQPIPNQLNNTNFNQYDHLDLDQEFRIYIRDPKNDIGRYMYNYSENESRSIGFIIGSCKAVETQWILEHKPENKTSEATQLEVLAEHRGPEIYIYTGKALLGEYYLNISSESRQFYFMFATMDPITVDLLRQVNGEKYRRAIRFKKDLKKSSVTLQWPEWSWKYENQPVIYVVMWSHKKYVRSSCERENYERDTTGVVTTRKSTFEIYEDGIAIPGELLYVSVFIKDIKSGDEILLPYLQGRVNFQNTQITLKDGTPVKKDLTPDDDRLTFRYKVRKSKFPESVKEILWYVISCDGDVQIEINHKKDVVLRKQVVSGYKVFRIPQPHAGNRYVLKVTDTTKGESEKKVEVFATIHSKSFPFPDVTNFDLSYFPNPNYNVENKISYIVAWNASSDETPVHYCMRVYNKKHEANSDVWETNQCTRMKRKFSNVGGLVFRNCTKSANRKSSIITLPIYDLDPVTDYAVYVRARKQNSKRRLWYNTLHIRGNDFYPGINLSSTT; encoded by the exons ATGAATTTTACGAG AATGAGAAAGCTAATGGTACCGGTTTTCTTCGGAGAATGTTTCTTGGTTTTTTggaacatattgatggtattGTCGGAAGAAGCCCAAACCGTAACATCGGATCCGGAAGAAGACCACGTTGTATTCTGGGAACAGCCAATCCCGAACCAATTAAATAACACAAATTTCAATCAATATGATCACCTGGACCTCGATCAAGAATTCAGGATATACATCAGAgatccaaaaaatgatattgGAAG ATACATGTATAATTACTCCGAGAATGAGAGTCGATCAATTGGTTTCATAATCGGTTCTTGTAAAGCAGTTGAAACACAATGGATTTTGGAGCATAAACCAGAAAATAAAACCAGCGAGG ctacgCAGTTGGAAGTTTTAGCAGAACATAGAGGACCGGAAATTTACATTTACACTGGCAAAGCTCTTCTAGGTGAATATTACCTGAATATTTCGTCAGAAAGTCGTCAGTTTTATTTCATGTTCGCAACAATGGACCCCATCACTGTTGACTTGCTTCGTCAAGTAAATGGAGAAAAGTACAGACGAGCGATAAGGTTCaagaaagatttgaaaaaatccagcgTAACGCTCCAGTGGCCCGAATG GTCGTGGAAATATGAAAATCAACCGGTCATATATGTCGTTATGTGGAGTCATAAAAAATACGTTAGATCTAGTTGCGAACGAGAAAACTACGAGAGAGATACTACtggg GTCGTTACAACGAGAAAAAGTACTTTTGAAATATACGAAGATGGTATTGCAATACCCGGCGAATTATTATACGTCAGCGTGTTTATAAAAGACATAAAAAGTGGAGACGAGATCCTTCTTCCTTACCTTCAAGGACgtgtgaatttccaaaatactcaAATTACATTGAAAGATGGTACACCTGTTAAAAAAGATTTAACGCCAGATGACGATAGATTAACGTTTAGGTACAAG GTGCGAAAAAGTAAATTTCCTGAATCGGTAAAAGAAATCCTATGGTATGTTATTTCCTGCGACGGAGACGTTCAAATCGAAATAAACCACAAAAAAGATGTAGTTTTAAGAAAACAAGTCGTTAGCGGATACAAAGTATTTAGAATTCCTCAACCTCATGCTGGTAATAGATACGTGCTAAAAGTTACCGATACTACGAAAGGCGAATCTGAGAAAAAAGTAGAG gTTTTTGCAACGATCCATTCAAAATCGTTTCCATTTCCAGACGTGACCAATTTCGATTTAAGCTATTTTCCTAATCCAAAttataatgttgaaaataaaatctcgTACATAGTGGCCTGGAATGCATCATCGGATGAAACTCCGGTTCATTATTGTATGCGAGTGTACAATAAAAAGCACGAAGCGAACAGCGATGTTTGGGAAACCAACCAATGTACCAGAATGAAGAGAAAATTTAGTAATGTCGGAGGATTGGTTTTTCGAAATTGTACGAAATCTGCAAACAGAAAAAG ctcaataATCACGTTACCAATTTACGATCTGGATCCAGTGACTGATTATGCGGTATATGTACGTGCTCGTAAGCAAAATTCTAAACGTCGATTATGGTATAATACCCTACATATTCGAGGAAATGACTTCTATCCTGGCATAAACCTATCTAGTACCACTTGA
- the nord gene encoding uncharacterized protein nord isoform X1 codes for MLQFYADRMRKLMVPVFFGECFLVFWNILMVLSEEAQTVTSDPEEDHVVFWEQPIPNQLNNTNFNQYDHLDLDQEFRIYIRDPKNDIGRYMYNYSENESRSIGFIIGSCKAVETQWILEHKPENKTSEATQLEVLAEHRGPEIYIYTGKALLGEYYLNISSESRQFYFMFATMDPITVDLLRQVNGEKYRRAIRFKKDLKKSSVTLQWPEWSWKYENQPVIYVVMWSHKKYVRSSCERENYERDTTGVVTTRKSTFEIYEDGIAIPGELLYVSVFIKDIKSGDEILLPYLQGRVNFQNTQITLKDGTPVKKDLTPDDDRLTFRYKVRKSKFPESVKEILWYVISCDGDVQIEINHKKDVVLRKQVVSGYKVFRIPQPHAGNRYVLKVTDTTKGESEKKVEVFATIHSKSFPFPDVTNFDLSYFPNPNYNVENKISYIVAWNASSDETPVHYCMRVYNKKHEANSDVWETNQCTRMKRKFSNVGGLVFRNCTKSANRKSSIITLPIYDLDPVTDYAVYVRARKQNSKRRLWYNTLHIRGNDFYPGINLSSTT; via the exons ATGTTGCAATTTTACGCAGACCG AATGAGAAAGCTAATGGTACCGGTTTTCTTCGGAGAATGTTTCTTGGTTTTTTggaacatattgatggtattGTCGGAAGAAGCCCAAACCGTAACATCGGATCCGGAAGAAGACCACGTTGTATTCTGGGAACAGCCAATCCCGAACCAATTAAATAACACAAATTTCAATCAATATGATCACCTGGACCTCGATCAAGAATTCAGGATATACATCAGAgatccaaaaaatgatattgGAAG ATACATGTATAATTACTCCGAGAATGAGAGTCGATCAATTGGTTTCATAATCGGTTCTTGTAAAGCAGTTGAAACACAATGGATTTTGGAGCATAAACCAGAAAATAAAACCAGCGAGG ctacgCAGTTGGAAGTTTTAGCAGAACATAGAGGACCGGAAATTTACATTTACACTGGCAAAGCTCTTCTAGGTGAATATTACCTGAATATTTCGTCAGAAAGTCGTCAGTTTTATTTCATGTTCGCAACAATGGACCCCATCACTGTTGACTTGCTTCGTCAAGTAAATGGAGAAAAGTACAGACGAGCGATAAGGTTCaagaaagatttgaaaaaatccagcgTAACGCTCCAGTGGCCCGAATG GTCGTGGAAATATGAAAATCAACCGGTCATATATGTCGTTATGTGGAGTCATAAAAAATACGTTAGATCTAGTTGCGAACGAGAAAACTACGAGAGAGATACTACtggg GTCGTTACAACGAGAAAAAGTACTTTTGAAATATACGAAGATGGTATTGCAATACCCGGCGAATTATTATACGTCAGCGTGTTTATAAAAGACATAAAAAGTGGAGACGAGATCCTTCTTCCTTACCTTCAAGGACgtgtgaatttccaaaatactcaAATTACATTGAAAGATGGTACACCTGTTAAAAAAGATTTAACGCCAGATGACGATAGATTAACGTTTAGGTACAAG GTGCGAAAAAGTAAATTTCCTGAATCGGTAAAAGAAATCCTATGGTATGTTATTTCCTGCGACGGAGACGTTCAAATCGAAATAAACCACAAAAAAGATGTAGTTTTAAGAAAACAAGTCGTTAGCGGATACAAAGTATTTAGAATTCCTCAACCTCATGCTGGTAATAGATACGTGCTAAAAGTTACCGATACTACGAAAGGCGAATCTGAGAAAAAAGTAGAG gTTTTTGCAACGATCCATTCAAAATCGTTTCCATTTCCAGACGTGACCAATTTCGATTTAAGCTATTTTCCTAATCCAAAttataatgttgaaaataaaatctcgTACATAGTGGCCTGGAATGCATCATCGGATGAAACTCCGGTTCATTATTGTATGCGAGTGTACAATAAAAAGCACGAAGCGAACAGCGATGTTTGGGAAACCAACCAATGTACCAGAATGAAGAGAAAATTTAGTAATGTCGGAGGATTGGTTTTTCGAAATTGTACGAAATCTGCAAACAGAAAAAG ctcaataATCACGTTACCAATTTACGATCTGGATCCAGTGACTGATTATGCGGTATATGTACGTGCTCGTAAGCAAAATTCTAAACGTCGATTATGGTATAATACCCTACATATTCGAGGAAATGACTTCTATCCTGGCATAAACCTATCTAGTACCACTTGA